The proteins below are encoded in one region of Phaseolus vulgaris cultivar G19833 chromosome 1, P. vulgaris v2.0, whole genome shotgun sequence:
- the LOC137815982 gene encoding uncharacterized protein gives MARPTKFMRSTKRIPSYFEHVDFLHSQHDSCSSKKSTEGHLPQILPAQSIPLLDQFPIGYHPYIVDVVDIKADGHCGYRVVAAELGMGEESWVVVRMNLLKELSEWRQEYVELFGGDERYEYLKKSLLVDHMSMAGADKWMTIPDMGYVIANRYNVKLKDGYPIPPTNILWASHRYPTTQSWSTYYISRYKFIHK, from the exons ATGGCTCGTCCTACCAAATTCATGAGATCAACTAAGCGAATCCCTTCTTATTTTGAACATGTGGATTTCTTACACTCACAACATGATAGTTGTTCGAGTAAAAAATCTACTGAAGGACACTTACCACAAATTCTACCAGCACAATCCATTCCTTTGCTTGATCAGTTCCCTATAGGATATCATCCATACATTGTTGATGTTGTCGACATTAAGGCTGATGGCCATTGTGGGTACCGTGTTGTTGCTGCCGAATTGGGCATGGGAGAGGAGTCATGGGTTGTTGTTCGAatgaatttgttaaaagaacTAAGTGAATGGAGACAAGAATATGTTGAACTGTTTGGTGGTGATGAACGATATGAATACTTGAAGAAGTCACTTCTAGTTGACCACATGTCTATG GCAGGAGCAGATAAGTGGATGACAATCCCAGACATGGGATACGTTATTGCTAATCGGTATAAT GTGAAGTTGAAAGATGGTTATCCAATTCCACCAACAAATATACTATGGGCATCGCATCGTTATCCTACGACCCAATCTTGGTCAACATACTACATTAGTCGATACAAGTTTATACACAAATAG
- the LOC137814047 gene encoding putative disease resistance protein RGA3 isoform X2 has protein sequence MAEYFVFDIAESLLRKLASFVCEEASRVYDVYEDIIGIKDTLSIVKGVLLDAEHKKEQRHGLREWLRQIQNVCLDAEDVLDGLECQNLRKQVLKASGSTRMKVDHLFSSSNSLVFRFRMAHQIKHVRRRFDKIAADGNKFGLERIEVDHRLVQRRDMSYSHVDASGVIGRESDREEIIKLLMQPHPHGDGYGDQSVCVVPIVGIGGLGKTTLAKLVFNDKRIDDLFPLKMWVCISDDFDIRQIIIKIINSASASAPSIALAHQENINRLDIEQLQSRLRLKLSGQKYLLVLDDIWNDDRAKWIELKDLIKVGAVGSKIVVTTRSNSIASMVGTVPSYVLEGLSMENCFSLFVKWAFKEGEGKNYPYLLEIGKEIVKKCRGVPLAVRSLGSSLFLIVDLERWEFVRYHEIWKIKQNKDDILPALKLSYDQMPSYLRHIFAFFSLYPKDYGFSSAEIVILWESLGLLQSPVGNRKLENIARQYIDELQARSLLEDFEDFGHYYYFKVHDLVHDLALYVAKEELLMRMHGA, from the exons ATGGCCGAATATTTTGTCTTTGATATTGCTGAATCACTGCTAAGGAAGCTTGCTTCTTTTGTTTGTGAAGAAGCTTCTCGTGTTTATGATGTGTATGAGGATATCATAGGGATCAAAGATACTTTGTCAATTGTGAAAGGTGTGCTTTTGGATGCTGAGCATAAGAAGGAGCAGAGGCATGGGCTGCGTGAATGGCTCAGGCAGATTCAAAACGTATGCCTAGATGCTGAAGATGTGTTGGATGGACTTGAGTGCCAAAATCTGAGAAAACAAGTTCTCAAAGCTTCAGGCAGCACAAGGATGAAGGTAGACCACTTATTTTCTTCATCTAATTCTCTTGTTTTTCGTTTTAGGATGGCTCATCAAATCAAACATGTTAGGCGTAGATTTGATAAGATAGCAGCTGATGGAAACAAGTTTGGTCTTGAGAGGATTGAGGTTGATCACAGACTTGTGCAAAGGAGAGATATGAGTTATTCCCATGTTGATGCTTCAGGGGTGATTGGAAGGGAGAGTGATAGAGAAGAAATTATTAAGCTTTTGATGCAACCTCACCCTCATGGTGATGGTTATGGAGATCAAAGTGTTTGTGTTGTTCCCATAGTGGGTATTGGTGGGTTGGGGAAGACCACACTTGCGAAGTTGGTTTTCAATGATAAGAGAATAGATGATCTTTTCCCGTTGAAGATGTGGGTGTGTATCTCTGATGACTTTGACATAAGACagataattattaaaatcatCAACTCTGCTTCAGCTTCGGCTCCAAGTATTGCTCTTGCTCACCAAGAAAACATTAACAGGTTAGATATTGAGCAGCTACAAAGTCGTCTTAGACTAAAGCTTTCTGGTCAGAAGTATTTACTCGTGTTGGATGATATATGGAATGATGATCGTGCGAAATGGATAGAGTTGAAAGATTTAATAAAAGTTGGTGCGGTGGGAAGCAAAATTGTAGTGACAACACGAAGTAACTCAATTGCTTCAATGGTGGGCACTGTTCCATCGTATGTTTTAGAAGGTCTTTCCATGGAGAATTGTTTTTCTCTGTTTGTCAAATGGGCATTTAAGGAAGGCGAAGGAAAAAACTATCCATATCTATTGGAGATTGGGAAAGAAATTGTGAAAAAATGTAGAGGGGTTCCACTGGCAGTACGAAGTTTAGGAAGTTCTCTGTTCCTAATTGTAGATTTAGAGAGGTGGGAATTTGTGAGATACCATGAAATATGGaagataaaacaaaacaaagatgACATTTTACCTGCTCTTAAGTTGAGCTATGACCAAATGCCTTCCTATTTAAGGCAcatttttgctttcttttctctttatcCTAAAGATTATGGCTTTTCTAGTGCTGAAATTGTTATTCTTTGGGAGTCACTTGGATTACTTCAATCTCCAGTTGGAAATCGAAAGCTTGAGAATATTGCAAGGCAATATATTGATGAGTTACAAGCAAGATCATTGCTTGAGGATTTTGAGGACTTTGGTCACTATTACTATTTCAAAGTACATGATTTGGTACATGATCTTGCTCTGTATGTTGCCAAAGAGGAGCTTCTAATG AGGATGCATGGAGCTTGA
- the LOC137814047 gene encoding putative disease resistance protein RGA3 isoform X1, whose product MAEYFVFDIAESLLRKLASFVCEEASRVYDVYEDIIGIKDTLSIVKGVLLDAEHKKEQRHGLREWLRQIQNVCLDAEDVLDGLECQNLRKQVLKASGSTRMKVDHLFSSSNSLVFRFRMAHQIKHVRRRFDKIAADGNKFGLERIEVDHRLVQRRDMSYSHVDASGVIGRESDREEIIKLLMQPHPHGDGYGDQSVCVVPIVGIGGLGKTTLAKLVFNDKRIDDLFPLKMWVCISDDFDIRQIIIKIINSASASAPSIALAHQENINRLDIEQLQSRLRLKLSGQKYLLVLDDIWNDDRAKWIELKDLIKVGAVGSKIVVTTRSNSIASMVGTVPSYVLEGLSMENCFSLFVKWAFKEGEGKNYPYLLEIGKEIVKKCRGVPLAVRSLGSSLFLIVDLERWEFVRYHEIWKIKQNKDDILPALKLSYDQMPSYLRHIFAFFSLYPKDYGFSSAEIVILWESLGLLQSPVGNRKLENIARQYIDELQARSLLEDFEDFGHYYYFKVHDLVHDLALYVAKEELLMVNSLTRYIPEQIRHFSVVDNDSLNHVLFPKSSSVRTILFPLKGTGIDSETLLHTWITRYKYLRYLDLSDSSFETLPNSVAKLEHLRTLFLNNCKIKRFPHSLCKLHNLKFLSFRGCMELETLPKRLGMLVSLRKLYITTKQSVLPEDEFASLRNLHTLSFEYCANLKFLFRREQLTFLEVLIVQSCGSLQLLPLHNLPKLEVLFVSRCEMLNLNCEIPIHRLRMKFLHLEHCPKLHTLPQWIQESVDTLRTLLILNCDTLKMFPKWLTTMTRLKMLHIINCPKLLCLPSEMQGLTALDDLTIEGCPELCRKCEPQNGEYWSFIAHIKRVSIGETRKGKLLFRMLQQMRLRLRDQ is encoded by the coding sequence ATGGCCGAATATTTTGTCTTTGATATTGCTGAATCACTGCTAAGGAAGCTTGCTTCTTTTGTTTGTGAAGAAGCTTCTCGTGTTTATGATGTGTATGAGGATATCATAGGGATCAAAGATACTTTGTCAATTGTGAAAGGTGTGCTTTTGGATGCTGAGCATAAGAAGGAGCAGAGGCATGGGCTGCGTGAATGGCTCAGGCAGATTCAAAACGTATGCCTAGATGCTGAAGATGTGTTGGATGGACTTGAGTGCCAAAATCTGAGAAAACAAGTTCTCAAAGCTTCAGGCAGCACAAGGATGAAGGTAGACCACTTATTTTCTTCATCTAATTCTCTTGTTTTTCGTTTTAGGATGGCTCATCAAATCAAACATGTTAGGCGTAGATTTGATAAGATAGCAGCTGATGGAAACAAGTTTGGTCTTGAGAGGATTGAGGTTGATCACAGACTTGTGCAAAGGAGAGATATGAGTTATTCCCATGTTGATGCTTCAGGGGTGATTGGAAGGGAGAGTGATAGAGAAGAAATTATTAAGCTTTTGATGCAACCTCACCCTCATGGTGATGGTTATGGAGATCAAAGTGTTTGTGTTGTTCCCATAGTGGGTATTGGTGGGTTGGGGAAGACCACACTTGCGAAGTTGGTTTTCAATGATAAGAGAATAGATGATCTTTTCCCGTTGAAGATGTGGGTGTGTATCTCTGATGACTTTGACATAAGACagataattattaaaatcatCAACTCTGCTTCAGCTTCGGCTCCAAGTATTGCTCTTGCTCACCAAGAAAACATTAACAGGTTAGATATTGAGCAGCTACAAAGTCGTCTTAGACTAAAGCTTTCTGGTCAGAAGTATTTACTCGTGTTGGATGATATATGGAATGATGATCGTGCGAAATGGATAGAGTTGAAAGATTTAATAAAAGTTGGTGCGGTGGGAAGCAAAATTGTAGTGACAACACGAAGTAACTCAATTGCTTCAATGGTGGGCACTGTTCCATCGTATGTTTTAGAAGGTCTTTCCATGGAGAATTGTTTTTCTCTGTTTGTCAAATGGGCATTTAAGGAAGGCGAAGGAAAAAACTATCCATATCTATTGGAGATTGGGAAAGAAATTGTGAAAAAATGTAGAGGGGTTCCACTGGCAGTACGAAGTTTAGGAAGTTCTCTGTTCCTAATTGTAGATTTAGAGAGGTGGGAATTTGTGAGATACCATGAAATATGGaagataaaacaaaacaaagatgACATTTTACCTGCTCTTAAGTTGAGCTATGACCAAATGCCTTCCTATTTAAGGCAcatttttgctttcttttctctttatcCTAAAGATTATGGCTTTTCTAGTGCTGAAATTGTTATTCTTTGGGAGTCACTTGGATTACTTCAATCTCCAGTTGGAAATCGAAAGCTTGAGAATATTGCAAGGCAATATATTGATGAGTTACAAGCAAGATCATTGCTTGAGGATTTTGAGGACTTTGGTCACTATTACTATTTCAAAGTACATGATTTGGTACATGATCTTGCTCTGTATGTTGCCAAAGAGGAGCTTCTAATGGTAAACTCCCTTACTCGCTATATACCTGAGCAAATAAGGCATTTTTCAGTTGTTGACAATGATTCACTTAACCATGTTTTGTTCCCTAAATCCAGCAGTGTGAGAACTATATTATTTCCCCTAAAGGGAACCGGTATCGACAGTGAAACTCTTCTGCATACTTGGATAACAAGATACAAATACTTACGCTATTTAGATTTAAGTGATTCCTCTTTTGAGACACTGCCTAATTCAGTTGCTAAATTGGAGCATCTACGAACTCTCTTTTTAAATaactgcaaaataaaaagatttcCTCATTCTCTATGCAAACTccataatttgaaatttttgtcTTTCAGAGGATGCATGGAGCTTGAAACATTGCCTAAAAGATTAGGGATGTTAGTCAGCCTTCGGAAATTGTATATAACCACAAAACAATCTGTTCTGCCTGAGGATGAATTTGCAAGCTTGAGAAATCTTCATACTTTGAGTTTTGAATATTGTGCCAACTTGAAGTTTTTGTTCAGAAGGGAACAACTCACTTTCCTTGAAGTTTTGATCGTTCAATCATGTGGGAGCCTACAGTTATTACCTCTTCATAATCTCCCTAAACTGGAGGTTCTGTTTGTATCAAGGTGTGAGATGCTAAATTTGAACTGTGAAATCCCAATCCACAGATTGAGGATGAAATTCCTGCATCTTGAGCATTGTCCGAAGCTGCATACATTGCCTCAATGGATTCAAGAATCAGTAGACACTTTGCGGACATTATTGATTTTGAATTGTGACACTCTTAAGATGTTTCCTAAGTGGCTCACAACGATGACTCGTCTTAAGATGCTCCATATTATTAACTGTCCTAAACTGTTGTGTCTCCCTAGTGAAATGCAAGGCCTCACTGCCCTTGATGATTTGACTATAGAGGGTTGTCCTGAATTGTGTCGAAAATGTGAGCCACAAAATGGTGAGTACTGGTCTTTCATCGCTCATATCAAACGCGTTTCCATTGGAGAAACAAGAAAAGGGAAACTCCTTTTTCGAATGCTGCAGCAGATGCGGTTAAGATTGCGCGATCAGTAA